One region of Oryza glaberrima chromosome 7, OglaRS2, whole genome shotgun sequence genomic DNA includes:
- the LOC127780259 gene encoding putative disease resistance protein RGA3, whose protein sequence is MVGGGLTIGGWFAGAVIANFVGKARSILEERHELQGDVAKMLLNVQGSLLHIRAAIDVAERRLVVDGAFTDWLQMIKGIASDAEDLLDDFETKRIKASQQNKVSGVLAHLMKNLVLVDDDIYKLKDLLVRLDSITSKAGSFIDLLKSNDSKEALKRFLPEVEPVFLGREEEEDKLMSIIFPDAAQTDHLGASRMQEVTMGTASVRTVCIVGEAGVGKTALAQVIYNHPNVKEAFDLRGWVFLSERSDLNEFFKKIVRSFAAEQHPFDSDMGLEALQASSEQNLSSIIQNKRFFLVLDNAKDNLQREWRTLRAKLTGGAAGSIVLVTTRSAVLPESKVITLHAMPIDTLSTILEHHALGDNRKDCLKSIAKEIASKMHGLPLSAEVIGRLLRTKLDEKQWQNISRSEWWDNYEDKAITDHALPSLTIALEFLSAHLKECLGRFNGLMSFAADALFSQQY, encoded by the exons ATGGTTGGAGGCGGATTGACCATCGGCGGATGGTTCGCAGGAGCTGTGATCGCCAACTTCGTGGGCAAGGCGCGTTCCATCCTGGAGGAGCGCCATGAGCTGCAGGGTGATGTTGCCAAGATGCTGTTAAACGTGCAGGGTTCCCTTCTTCATATCCGAGCAGCGATTGATGTCGCGGAGCGCAGGCTCGTCGTCGATGGTGCCTTCACTGACTGGCTGCAGATGATCAAGGGAATTGCTTCTGACGCAGAAGACCTTCTGGATGACTTCGAGACCAAGAGGATAAAAGCAAGTCAGCAGAACAAGGTTAGTGGTGTTCTGGCACACCTGATGAAGAATTTGGTTCTTGTCGATGATGACATATACAAACTGAAGGATCTCCTGGTAAGGCTCGACAGTATTACTAGTAAGGCTGGAAGTTTTATTGACTTGTTAAAATCGAATGATTCTAAAGAGGCTTTGAAAAGGTTCCTTCCAGAAGTAGAACCCGTGTTCCTTGGTcgtgaggaagaggaggacaAATTGATGAGCATCATATTTCCTGATGCAGCACAAACTGACCATTTGGGAGCATCCAGAATGCAAGAAGTTACAATGGGAACTGCAAGTGTGAGAACTGTTTGTATTGTAGGCGAGGCTGGAGTAGGGAAAACAGCACTTGCTCAAGTAATCTATAACCATCCTAATGTAAAGGAGGCCTTCGATCTGAGAGGATGGGTCTTTCTCTCTGAAAGGTCTGACTTAAATGAATTCTTCAAGAAAATAGTTCGTTCTTTTGCAGCAGAACAGCATCCTTTTGATTCTGACATGGGTCTGGAAGCACTTCAAGCTAGTTCAGAACAGAATCTCTCCAGCATCATACAGAACAAGAGATTTTTCCTTGTCCTGGACAATGCAAAGGATAACCTGCAACGTGAATGGAGGACTCTGAGGGCAAAATTAACTGGAGGAGCAGCAGGAAGCATAGTACTGGTGACAACTAGATCAGCAGTGCTTCCAGAGAGTAAAGTTATTACTTTGCATGCCATGCCAATAGATACTCTCTCAACGATTTTGGAACATCATGCATTGGGAGATAACAGAAAAGATTGTCTGAAATCAATTGCTAAGGAAATAGCAAGTAAGATGCATGGCTTGCCTTTATCGGCAGAGGTAATCGGGAGGTTGCTCAGAACGAAGTTAGATGAAAAGCAATGGCAAAACATTTCCAGGAGCGAGTGGTGGGACAACTATGAAGATAAGGCTATCACCGATCATGCTTTACCTTCATTAACGATTGCACTGGAATTCTTAAGTGCTCATTTGAAGGAATGTCTGG GGAGATTCAATGGTTTGATGAGCTTTGCAGCAGATGCCTTGTTCAGCCAACAGTACTGA